The sequence TTGTTTATTGGAGATAAACATATGGAATTACCTTATGAGCGTGAAATCACGTTAGCTGAAGCCCAAAAACGAATCCTGACTGAGTTTCAGGGGAATAGTATGATCCCCTACATAGAGAATCTTGGTCAAAATATTATTACTACCACCTGTGATATTTATGATCATAATAATAAGTTACTGAGCCAAGGTGTTGGCAAAGGTATTGACGGCGCAGCATTAATCGGCTCCTTTTATGAAGCATTTGAACACTATATTTCAACCAGTTATCAAAAGTTCGGTGAAATATCATTATGTAAAACAAATAAGCTGCAACACACATTAAAAGAGTATGATTTCGTTAGAAGTTTATTGCAAACTCAACCGGATACAAAAATTGGTTGCCGCCATTACCGAAATATCACTGGCGATATTTCTGTTTTTTACCCGGTCGCCTTTTCAACCCCCGATTACGCCAACTCGCCCATTGAGGGAGATAACTTCGATTATCAGGTATTACGCCGCTATTCCAGCAACAGTGGCACCGCTATTGGTTCCTCTTTTCAAGAAGCCACTCTACATGCAGTTAATGAAAGTATTGAACGTGAAGATATATCGCAATTTTTGATTAACTACTTTTATCAGGAGAGTGATGATGAGTTACGACGGGTGAACCGGGATTCACTACAGCAAGAGCTTCATCATTTATGGTGCCATGCTGAGGCTGAAATAGCGGACCAAATTACAGTACTGGAAATCAGCCGCTCTTGCGTCTGCCGGACCTTCATCGCTTTCGGCCACAAACCCTGCCAGGCGATACATTTATTTGGCGCAGGAACATCCCTCTCGCCTTATTATGCCCTATCCCGAGCCATCACAGAGCTGGTTCAATTTCACTCCATTGCCACCCGACACCCCCATCTCATTGAGGCACAACATCACTATTTGCGGCGTCTATCGCCATGGCCAAAGCTCCGCCGTAGCTGTAAAGCTGATTTACCCGGGCTATTAGCGGATCGAACCTTACAAGCGGTCGATATTCCAGAAGATGAACCCATCACCTCAGTGATTGATCAACTACTGCATATTGAGCGGGGCTTAAATGCGCAAGGGCATCCGGTGCTGATCAGTATCCTCTATCAGAGTGCGGCAGGTTGCACGGTAACCCATGTCCTGATCCCCGGTTTTGAGCGCTTCTTTCTGATCAACAGCGGCAATATTGTCGTCCCATGGTTGGGTTACCAATATCAAAACAGCTAGTGAGCATTTGCCGATAAAAAAGGCAGATACCTCAACGGTTCTGCCTTTCTGCGAGCGATCACTCGCCCCTGGATCTGTATCGATAAAACAACAAAAAGATAATAACTCTTACTGCTGGTTTATTCGCTTATGCCTTACGCAGCATAGC comes from Yersinia bercovieri ATCC 43970 and encodes:
- a CDS encoding YcaO-like family protein, which encodes MELPYEREITLAEAQKRILTEFQGNSMIPYIENLGQNIITTTCDIYDHNNKLLSQGVGKGIDGAALIGSFYEAFEHYISTSYQKFGEISLCKTNKLQHTLKEYDFVRSLLQTQPDTKIGCRHYRNITGDISVFYPVAFSTPDYANSPIEGDNFDYQVLRRYSSNSGTAIGSSFQEATLHAVNESIEREDISQFLINYFYQESDDELRRVNRDSLQQELHHLWCHAEAEIADQITVLEISRSCVCRTFIAFGHKPCQAIHLFGAGTSLSPYYALSRAITELVQFHSIATRHPHLIEAQHHYLRRLSPWPKLRRSCKADLPGLLADRTLQAVDIPEDEPITSVIDQLLHIERGLNAQGHPVLISILYQSAAGCTVTHVLIPGFERFFLINSGNIVVPWLGYQYQNS